Within Winogradskyella helgolandensis, the genomic segment GTATTGTTTAATAATGGCATTTTTAGGTTCCGTTAAAATAGCTCTTAATGTTTTAGCATCTAAAGGATCCATGTAAGTTAATACAGGTAAACGACCAATAATTTCAGGTATTAAACCAAAATCCTTTAAATCCTTAGGGATAATATATTTCAAAATATTGTCCTTATCAATACTTTCTTTATTAATTGAGCTGTAACCAATGGCTTGCATATTTAAGCGTTTAGTAATATGACGCTCAATACCATCAAACGCTCCACCTGCAATGAATAAGATATTTTCGGTATCTACTTCAATAAATTTTTGATCGGGATGCTTACGTCCTCCTTTTGGTGGTACATTAACCACGGTGCCTTCTAGAAGTTTTAATAAAGCTTGTTGTACACCTTCACCAGAAACATCTCTGGTTATAGATGGATTATCGCTTTTACGTGCAATCTTATCAATTTCATCTATAAACACAATACCACGTTGTGCTTTTTCAAGATTGTAGTCTGCTGCTTGTAATAAACGCGTTAAAATACTTTCTACATCTTCTCCGACATAACCTGCTTCTGTTAATACCGTTGCATCTACTATTGCTAAAGGCACGTTTAACATTCTAGCAATGGTCTTTGCCATTAATGTTTTTCCTGTACCAGTTTGCCCAACCATAATGATATTACTCTTCTGTATTTCGATATCATCATCAGTTGGTGCTTGTAATAAACGCTTATAATGATTATATACTGCAACAGACATCACACGTTTTGTGTTTTCTTGTCCTATTATATATTCATCTAAAAAGCCTTTAATCTCCTTAGGCTTTTTAAGTATTAATTCTGCACTTAAATCTGAATTACCAGATTGTTTAGACTCTTCTATAACAATACCGTGTGCTTGCTCAATACAACGGTCACAAATATGTGCATCTAAACCTGCAATAAGCAAGCTAGTTTCTGGCTTTTTCCTACCACAAAATGAACATTCTAATTCTTCCTTTGCCATCTTCTCTTTTTTTAATTCCTGCTAATGCAGAAATCCCTTTTTACGTTTTAATTATAAGTCGAAAATAATCTTAATTACTTTCTCTTTAATACTTCGTCAATCATTCCGTAGTCTAAAGCTTCTTGAGAACGCATCCAATAATCTCTATCAGAATCTTTTTCAACTTGCTCTACTGTTTTGCCAGTATGTTTAGCAATAACGGCATATAATTCTTCTTTAACTCTAATAGTTTCCTTTAATGCAATTTGCATATCGCTTAACTGCCCTTGAGTTCCACTACTTACTTGGTGAATCATAACACGAGAATGTGTTAAGGCAGAGCGTTTTCCTTCTGCACCTGCACATAATAATACTGCTGCCATTGAAGCAGCAATACCTGTACAAATTGTAGCGACATCTGGCTTAACGAATTGCATCGTATCATAAATACCTAAGCCAGCGTATACTGAACCTCCTGGAGAGTTAATGTAAATTTGAATGTCTTTTGAAGCATCTGTACTTTGTAAAAATAGTAATTGTGCTTGTATAATATTGGCCACTTGGTCATTAACACCTGTGCCTAAAAATATAATACGATCCATCATTAGACGAGAGAATACATCAAAAACGGCGATATTCATCTGACGTTCTTCAATAATATTCGGTGTCATATTTGAAGGATACATACTTTCTATGATCTTAGAATAGTAATTACTATTGATACCTTGATCTTTTATTGCAAATTTTTCAAATTCTTTTCCGTAATCCATATGAGTTTTAATTCTTTTAATTAATGTTTGATTGCCATAAAACACTAGTAATATGCTTAGTATGGTGTTTGCTTTTTGTGAAAAATGTATTCCAATAAAAAAGCGTAAAACTTTTACATTTTACGCCTTAAAGATACTAATAATTTTTAGGTTACGGTTTTCCCGTAACTACATTTTAAGGTTTTAAGCTAAAGCCTTAATACTTTTAGAATTAACTATAGAATTCTTTTACAAAATCATCATAAGTGATGTCTTTTGTTTTAATATTGGCTTCAGTCTTATATAAGTTTAATAATTTCTGACTCATTAATTGTTCAGACATACGTTTAACTTCGTCTTGGTTTCCTAAGATACGTGCTGCAATGTCTTCTAATTCCTTGTCTGAAGGATTCATTTGACCAAACTGTGCCATCTGACCCTTAATCATTTCCATAGCGTAAGATTTCAATTCTTCAAACTGAACTTGAAGTTTATGATCTGTCATTAATTTACCTTCAATAAGTTGGTAACGCATGCTTTTTTCAGACTTTTCGTATTCTTCTTTAGCTTGCTCTTCTGTCATTTGCTCTTCACCTGCATTTTGCATCCATTTCTGTAAGAAACTTGCTGGTAAATCGAATTTAGTATTCTCAACTAAACTCTCAGTAACATCATTTAATAACTTCTGGTCACCTTGTTGTGAAAATTGCTTTTCTGAATCTTCTTTGATTTTATCTTTCAATTCTGTTACAGAAGTAACAATACCTTTTCCGAATAGCTTATCGAATAACTCTTGATCTAAATCGGCTAATTCACGTTCGTTAATTTCAGTAATTGTAAAATTCACTTCAATATCTAAACCATGAGCATCATCATGAGATACTTTTAAAAACGTCATTAAATCGTGATCGTCGTTAAATAAGCCTTTAGTTTTCAATGTAATTACATCACCAACTTTAGCTCCAATAAATTTCTTAGGATTTGTTTTTCCTTTTAATTTATCTAAAGTTAACATTGTAGAATTATCGATTTCTTTTTCCTCGTTAGTAAAAGTTCCTGTGATTTCAGAATCTTTTGTTACTTCCTTTTGAGAAACGATTTTACCATATTGTTTTTGGATATGAACAATCTGATCATCAATCATTTTGTCATCAGCCACAATATTATAATGTGTTATTGCTTTTTTGCTTTTTAAGTCTACATCAAATTTTGGTGCTAAACCTAATTCGAATTCAAACGTAAATGCTTCTGCATCCCAGTTTAAATCATCTTGTGCTTTTGGTAATGGATTACCTAAAACATCTAATTTTTCTTCAACTAAATACTTTCCAAGAGCATCTTGTAGTAATTTGTTTACTTCATCTACCAATACGGCTTTACCATATTGCTTCTTTACCATTCCCATTGGTACATGACCTTTTCTAAAACCAGGAATGTTAGCAGACTTACGGTAATCTACCAAGATTTTCTCTACTTTATCGCTGTAATCCTCTTTAGCGATGTCCACTTTTACAATTGCATTTAATGCATCGATATTTTCTCTTGTAATATTCATTTTTTTGAAACTAAAATTGGGCTGCAAAAATACAATATTTTTTGCAACCCAACAACAGTTTTAAAGGTTTGACCTTAAGCTACTTTTTATCCTCTTTTAAGAACGATTGTAATAACGATTGTAAAATGGATAAAAGAATACTAAAAAGCAATGCGGTCCAAAAGCCAGAGACGCTAAATCCATCGATAAGATTACTTGCTAATAATATAATTAGCGCATTGATGACTAATAGAAAAAGTCCTAATGTTACAATGGTCACTGGTATGGTTAGAATTACTAGTATTGGTTTTACTAACAAATTTAGAATTGCTAAAACTACAGCAACTATAATGGCTCCAACATAGCCGTCAACAGTAACTCCACTAAGTATGTTTGCTAAAATAAAAACGGCTAATGCGTTTAGTAATAGTCTTAGGATGATATTCATAATTTTAATTTTTTAGGATGATATCTAAGATACTAAATATTATCTACATTATTATTTCTGAACTTGAAAAACAATTGGTATTGAGTACGGGATGATAACGGGTTTGTCTCTTTGGTATGCAGGCTCCACGGTTGGTAATAGGTTAATTACTCTTACAGCTTCTTTAGCCAAACCAGGATGTGGTGCTTTTGCTTTGGCTTCTATTACTTGTCCTGTTTTATCTATTTTAAATTGAAGTGTAATTCTCTGTCTTCCTATTAAATTTAAATTTAATGCTAAGTCCGTATTAAAATTTTTACCAATAAACTGATTTACATTGATATTCATGCATTGTTTTCTTGTTTTATTGGTCAGCATTTCTTCACAGCCTGGATAAATAGGTACGCGTTCTATGACACCATCTGCGACGATAGTTGGTTTAAAAATATTGTTATATTCAGGTTTTGAGGAGATGCCTTGTTTAAATTTAATCTTTTCAATTTTCTTCCCTTTTTGATTGTATTTAATCCATGTGCCATCTAGAACACCTTTAGAATAATTCCCTTTCCATTCTAATATGTTGCTTGGTAAATATCTTTTCTCCTCACCACTTACCTTATCTTTAAGGTTAGTGCCTTCAAGTATTAAGTTGCCATTTTCGTCATATTTTTTATAAGAACCATGTCTATAGCCTTCTTTATAAGTGACGAGCCATTCAAGTTTACCGTTTTCGTAGTATTTTTTCCATTCCCCAACTAAATCAAATTCAAAATAATTAGCTTCTATTTCTTTGGCGCCGCTTTCATAATAACTTTTAAAATAGCCCGATTCATCTTGTCTTTTATAATCTAAGTTACCGTTTTTATAATACCCGAATGTAACATAAACACCATCCTCTAATTCCGTCTTATTGCTTATGGTGCCATTGTCGTAGTATGTAATTGATGTATTGTTATATTTGCCGTCATTATAGCTGAATACTTTTGAAACTTGTCCGTTTCTGTAATACATTTTCCACTGACCAATACGTTTATTATTTTTGTATTGCCCTTCTTCTTTAAGTTCTCCGGAATCGTAATAGTCTTGATATGGTCCATCTGGTGTGTCTTGAGCCATTGAAAATTGAAAGCTAAATAAGCAAAGCGTAATTACAATTAGATATTTCATAGTGATAAGGTAGATGTTAAATTTAAATAAAATTCATTACAGAATCATAAAAATCCTTAGGGTTTTCGGCATGTAACCAATGGCCTGCATTTGAAATAGTGATAATTTCAGAATTTGGAAAATGTCTATGAATAATAGCTTCATCAGCTTCGCCAATATACTCTGAACGGTCTCCACGTAAAAACAAAGTGTCTTTTTCAAAGGTGGCATGTATGGGAAGTGCTTCTCCAACTTCTGAAATATTTTCTTTTAAAACCTCGAGGTTTATTCTTAATCCTAGTTGTCCTTTGTTTACCCAATATAAATTTTTGAGTAAAAACATTCTAATTCCGGCTTCATTAATATAATGACTCAACGCTTTGTCTGCTTCCCCTCTAGTTTTTAATTCTGAAAAATCCAAACTACTTAAACCTTCTAAAATAGCATCATGATGCACAGGGTAGTAACGCGGAGAAATATCTGCAACGATAAGTTTTCTTACCAATTCTGGATATTTTGCAGCAAATAACATCGCTGTTTTTCCTCCCATGGAATGACCTAATAAAACAATATCTCTTAAATTATGATCATCACAATAGTGTTTTAAGTCTTCAGCCATGACTTCATAGTCAAATTCTTCCGAATGAAAACTACGACCATGATTTCGTTGGTCTACGAGATGAACTTCAAAATTAGATTCAGAAAATTGTTTGGCTAAGGTTTTCCAATTATCTCCCATACCAAGAAATCCGTGTAAGATGATGAATGGTTTGCCTTCTCCTATAATGTTTGAGTGTAGTTGCATTTAAACTTTTTTTTTTCACGCAGAGGCACAAAGGCGCAAAGCTGTGTGTGGTTATGTGGATGTGATTTCTTTATTAATTATAGAGCTTATTGAATCTGATATTGTAATACATTTTTAAATAAATGTGTTTTTCTTTGCGCCTTTCGCCTATGCGGCTTTGCGTGAAATACCTTTTTAATTCTTATTTAAGCTTTTCTAAATACTTTCCAATCACATTCTCAACTCCCATATATAGGCTTTCAGCAATTAGTGCGTGTCCTATAGATACTTCTAATAAGCCCGTAATATTTTCTTTAAAGAAAGCGATGTTGTCTAAGGATAAATCATGACCGGCATTAATGCCTAATTGTAAAGTATTGGCTAAGCCTGCACATTCCATATAAGGTTTTATGGCATTTTCATTTCCTAAACTATATTGATGAGCAAAGGCTTCTGTATACAATTCTATGCGGTCAGTTCCTGTGGCTTTTGCACCTTCAATTTGATGCAAATCTGGATCTACAAATATGGAAGTTCTAATACCATTAGCTTTAAATTCTTTAATTACTTCAATTAAAAAATCTTTATGTTTTATAGTGTCCCATCCAGCATTAGATGTAATGGCATCAACAGAATCGGGTACTAAAGTCACTTGAGTCGGTTTAATATTTAAAACCATATCTACAAACTTAGGAATGGGATTACCTTCTATATTATACTCCGTATATACTTCAGATTTTAAATCGTAGGCATCTTGGTAGCGAATGTGTCTTTCGTCTGGCCTTGGGTGAATTGTGACTCCTTCCGCTCCAAAACGCTGAACATCTTTTGCAAACTGCACTACATTAGGTGTGTCGCCTCCGCGACTATTTCTTAACGTTGCAATCTTATTTATATTAACACTTAACTTTGTCATTGTAATAGGTTTTGAATCACAAAAATACAAAGTAGGAGGTGTATTTTATGGTTATTTTTGATTAATTTGCAACATATTTAATACAGTTAAATGGAGCTTCAAGACTATATAATAAACGACATAAAACCTATAAGTATAACGGATAAAATTAGTGATTTAAAATTACTGTTTAATCAGTTAACCTATTCTCATATTCCTATTGAAAGGGACGGAGTTTATATGGGTTGTATTTCTGAAACGGATGCACATTGTTTTGATGGCGCAATAACCATAAGCGATTGTAATTATGCTATTGAAGGTTTTTTTGTTAGACTAACTACTAATTGGTTAGATGTTTTAGAAGCATTTGCGCAAAACGATTCTAACATAATGCCGGTTTTGGATCCTAATAATAAATATTTGGGTTATTACGAGTTAAATGATATTATACACCTCTTTAATGAAACCCCTTTCTTTTCTGAGCCAGGAGGTATTTTAATTGTTGAAAAAGGTGTCAATGATTATTCCTTTAGTGAGATTAGTCAGATTGTTGAATCTAATGATTCGAAGCTTTTAGGCGCATTTATTTCTAAAATGGAAGGTGATTTAGCAAGAATCACACTAAAAATAAGTAATACAAGTCTTAATGATATTATTCAATCATTTAGACGCTATAGTTATAATATTGTGTCTGGTCATGAAGATGATTCTTATCTTGAAACTTTAAAGGAGCGTTCACAGTACCTCGATAAATATCTAAACATGTAAAGATGAAACAAGCATGTTTAAGATTTATCAGCATATAGAATGATTAATAGCGAACAACATGTGACCATTGAAAAATAATAAATAGAAACGCATGAAAGTTGCCATTTACGGTCAGAATTACTTAAAAGAAATTACTCAGCAGGCCGTTGAGAAATTAATTGATGTTTTATTAGAGAAGGAGGCCGAAATTTATGTTGAAGAAGATTTTTTAGTCACACAGTTTCAAAATGTAAAAGACAGTCCTCATATTAATACGTTTCATACGTTAGACGATAGTTTTAATTTATTGATCAGTGTTGGAGGTGATGGTACTATTTTAAGAGCCATTACTTATGTTAGAGATTTAAATATTCCTGTTGTGGGAATAAATACAGGGAGATTAGGCTTTTTAGCAACCATTCAAATTGATGATATTCAGTCGGCACTAACCGAGATTTTTAATGGAGAATACAAAATTTCTGAACGTACGTTACTTAGCGTTTCAACAGATCCAGAACATCAGGATGTTGTAAATACACATTTTGCGCTGAATGAAATTGCTATCAGTAGAAAAAACACCACGTCCATGATTACGATTGAAACCCACCTCGATGATGAGTTTTTAACCACGTATTGGGCTGATGGACTTATTTTGTCTACTCCAACAGGTTCTACAGGGTATTCATTAAGTTGCGGTGGACCTGTTATCGCTCCAAACGCAAAAAACTTTGTGTTAACTACCATAGCACCTCATAATTTAAGTGCTAGACCTTTAGTGTTGCCCGATAGCAAAACGGTTACACTTAGAGTTAATGGTAGAGAGGATCAATTTTTAATGTCTTTAGATTCGCGAATAGTGACGCTTTCAAATACAACAACAGTTACTGTAAAGAAAGCTGATTTTGTAATAAAGATGGTAGAGCTTTTAGACGAATCCTTCTTAGCAACCCTTCGTAAAAAATTACTTTGGGGAGAAGATCGTCGTAACTAATGCTTTTTTATACAATAATTACGCTCTAATACTGTTTTCTGTAAGACTATTTGTGTCAAATTATTGCGCACAAATCAGAATTGTTATATTTGCAAACTTTGAAAACTATATGAGATATTTTTTTCTAATTTTTTTATGCGTTTTTATCACCAATAACGTTGATGCTCAAATTTATGAAGTTGGCGTATATGCAGGTGGAAGTAACTTTATTGGAGATGTTGGTGCTACAGATTACATTTCGCCAAATCAATTAGCATTTGGTGTTTTAGCAAAATGGAACAGAAGTGAAAGGCACTCATTTAGAGCTTCGGTAATTTTTTCAGATTTAGAAGGGATCGATGCAAAATCAGATGACCCAAGAAGAAAAGAGCGTGGTTACGAGTTTAATACTAGTATAATTGAGATTTCATTAGGTATGGAATTTACGTTTTTAGAATTCGACCTTCATACTATAGGTACAAAAGGAACACCTTATTTATATTCTGGTATCACACTTACCAATCACGATAATTATTATTATTCAACTATTGGTGAGTATACATCAGAAAACACAAATAGTTGGGCATTCGGTATTCCTATGGTATTAGGCTATAAAACAAACATAACTAACCAGATGGTTTTAGCTGCAGAAATTGGAGCACGTTATACGTTTTCTGATGAATTAGACGGAAGTGTGCCAGATTCTGAAGACAGAGATGCGTTAAGTTTCGGTAATACTAATAATAACGATTGGTATATGTTTACCGGAATTACATTAACTTACACTTTTGGTAGAAGACCTTGCTATTGCAATTTTTAAATGAGTTTAAGAGAACAAATAAATACTAAGAAACTTCCTGCCCATCTTGCAGTTATTATGGATGGCAACGGTCGTTGGGCAAAACAACAAGGCTTGTTGCGAGTTGTCGGTCATGAAAACGGAACCAAATCAGTAAGGCAAACCGTTGAGGCTTGTGCAGAATTGGGTATTAAGAACTTAACGCTTTATGCATTTTCTACTGAAAACTGGAATAGACCAAAATTAGAGGTTCAAACCTTAATGAAACTTTTGGTAAAGTCCTTAAAAAAGGAAATGAAAACATTTGAAGACAACAATATCAAATTGTGTGCTATTGGAAATTTAAACGATTTACCAAAGAAGGCACACAAAGAACTATTAGATGTTATTGAAAAAACAAAAAATAATACAAACATGACATTAACGTTAGCCTTGAGCTACGGTTCTCGTGAAGAAATTGTTAATGTTATTAAAGAATTGTCAGTTAAAGTTAAAAATAATATAATTTCTTCTGAAAGTATTGACGAATCAATTATTAATAAGCATCTTTACACGCACAATTTACCAGATGTAGACTTACTTATACGCACAAGCGGAGAGCAACGTATTAGTAACTTTTTACTATGGCAAATAGCCTATGCTGAACTATATTTTACAGATGTTTTATGGCCGGATTTTACGAAAGAAAATCTATATGAGGCACTCATAAACTATCAAAACAGAGAACGAAGATTTGGAAAAACAAGCGAACAACTTACCTAATACTGCAATATTGAAGTCATATATTAAACTTTTTTGTGTTGCATGCCTCTTTACAATTTCATTAAACAGTTTTGCTCAAGTAGAGGACGGAGAAACCTATTTAATTAAAGAGATTACGGTAACCGGAAACACTAATTTTAGTGCACAAACTATTATTGCCTATTCTAAACTAAGAAAGGACGAAGAGATTCAAGTTGGTGGAGAAAAAATAGCCAATGCAGTAAAGACCTTATGGAAATCCAATTTATTTAGTAGTATTGATATTTATGTGGTTAACATTGATGGAAATACTGCAAATTTAGAGATTAATCTTAGTGATTTACCAGAGCTTAAAGACCTTACAATAGAAGGGGTTAAAAAAGGGAAAAAGGACGAGATTATTAACGAAAACAAGTTAAAGCCAGGTCAGAAAGTAACAGAAAACCTTATTGCTACAACTAAAAATTACCTTACTAATAAGTATAGAAAAAAAGGATTTTTAAACACGGATGTAAGAATTAGTACTTCAGAAGTTATTGACTCTGTGGAGAAGGAGCGTGTAGACATGCGTGTTGTTATAGATAAAGGCGAAAAAGTTAAAATTAAAACGATTAGTTTTGATGGTAATGAAAAAATAACGGACAAAAAGCTTCGTAAGGCTATGAAGAGCACGAAGCAAAAGAAATTTATCAGAATTCTAAAACGCTCTAAATATATTGAAGATGATTTTAGAGAAGATTTAGTGAGTGTTGTAGATTACTATAAAGAGAACGGTTACAGAGATGCCAGAATTATTTCGGATTCTATTACGTATTTAAACGATAAAACGATAAGTCTAAATATAAAGGTTGAAGAAGGTGAAAAATACACCTTTGGGAAGATCACTTTTGTTGGTAATACCGTTTATTCAGACCAACAATTGTCTAACCTACTTGGATTAAAAGAAGGTGATACTTATAATGGTGTAGAGTTACGAGAACGTATTGCAGATGATACAAACCCTGATGCTAACGATATTACCAATGCCTATCAAAATTTTGGTTATATGTTCTCTACGATTAATCCTGTAGAAGTAAGTGCTGAGGGTAACGTCATAGATATGGAAATCCGTATCTCAGAAGGTAAGCCTGCTTACTTTAATAATGTAACGGTTGTAGGTAATGATGTTACTAATGACCATGTTATATATAGAGAGATTAGAACACGTCCAGGAGAATTATACAGAAAATCGGATATTATTAGAACGATTAGAGAATTGGGGCAATTAGGTTATTTTGATGCACAGCAAATAGTGCCGGATATTAAAAATCCTAATCCTGTTGATGGAACATTAGATGTAGAATATTCTTTAGTAGAACAAGGTTCTAGCCAAATACAACTGCAAGGTGGTTATGGTGGTGGTGGTTTTATTGGTACTTTAGGATTATCTTTTAATAACTTTTCTATAAAAGATATTTTTAAGAAGGATGCCTATAAACCTGTACCTAGAGGAGATGGTCAAAGTTTAGCCTTAAGACTTCAAGCAAGCCAATATTTTCAAACCTATAGTTTTTCTTTTAGCGAACCTTGGCTTGGTGGTAAAAAACCATTTCAATTATCATCTTCACTTTCTTACTCAAGACAGTTTTTGTATGATTCTTCAACAGGAAGTGCTAATAAAAAGAAAAGCTTTAATATTACAGGTTTAACGTTGGGTGTGT encodes:
- the bamA gene encoding outer membrane protein assembly factor BamA is translated as MEKQANNLPNTAILKSYIKLFCVACLFTISLNSFAQVEDGETYLIKEITVTGNTNFSAQTIIAYSKLRKDEEIQVGGEKIANAVKTLWKSNLFSSIDIYVVNIDGNTANLEINLSDLPELKDLTIEGVKKGKKDEIINENKLKPGQKVTENLIATTKNYLTNKYRKKGFLNTDVRISTSEVIDSVEKERVDMRVVIDKGEKVKIKTISFDGNEKITDKKLRKAMKSTKQKKFIRILKRSKYIEDDFREDLVSVVDYYKENGYRDARIISDSITYLNDKTISLNIKVEEGEKYTFGKITFVGNTVYSDQQLSNLLGLKEGDTYNGVELRERIADDTNPDANDITNAYQNFGYMFSTINPVEVSAEGNVIDMEIRISEGKPAYFNNVTVVGNDVTNDHVIYREIRTRPGELYRKSDIIRTIRELGQLGYFDAQQIVPDIKNPNPVDGTLDVEYSLVEQGSSQIQLQGGYGGGGFIGTLGLSFNNFSIKDIFKKDAYKPVPRGDGQSLALRLQASQYFQTYSFSFSEPWLGGKKPFQLSSSLSYSRQFLYDSSTGSANKKKSFNITGLTLGVSTRLAEPDDYFLLSQAISYQHYDLQNYNTGLFTFGDGTSNNLSYTIGLSRSDLYNDPIFPTGGSSFSVSAKFSFPYSLVNGVDYTALKDEREEQNEIISDYYANSNPSLQETAIFDDATERVSEIDQERFNWLEFYKIKFKADWYQSLTKKLVLRPSMEFGFLGAYNNDRGVIPFERFFLGGDGLANYSLDGREVVQLRGYPNQSLSSDDGGSIYSKFSLELRYPITLGAQAKIYALSFLEAGTSVNDFKDFDPFKLQRSAGFGLRIFMPAFGLLGIDFGHAFDESPYGTTVKNWETHFIIGQQF